From the genome of Lutra lutra chromosome 8, mLutLut1.2, whole genome shotgun sequence:
ACTCTGTTCCAAAGGCTAGAGTAGCTTCTGGTGTCTTCCGGGTCAGTACCATAGCTGGGATGACAATGGATTTCTCTTCCCATGCTGGTTTGGGCAAAGTTGGCAGGCAGGCAGAGTTTATCGCCAGGTCTTGCCCTCACCTGCCTCAGCAGCGGAAGCCCCAGGATTTTAGAGGAGCTGTCGGGCAGAAAGGCTGGATTCGGGTCATTGTGGACCAGGGGCACCAGCACGCTGTTCAGCCACCTGTAGATATCCTCCAGCTTGGTCACCGAGCCGAGATCCACAGAGAACCGATCGCGAACAAACTGGTTATAGTGAAAGCTGTCCGTGTGACGCAGGAGGGCGACGAGCCTCAACAGGAGGGCTAGAAAGATGAAGTGAGTCAGAACGTAACACAGGAACAGGAAAGCCCTCTTCTTAATTGCCCTCTTCCTCTTGAATATTAGGATTTCGTCTTTGGTGAGGGGCTGGTACATCCTCGATCTTCGGAGCTCCATGATCTGCTGGTGTcgccttttcctttcttctcggTTCATCGTGCCATGAAGCTCGATCTCAATATAGCGGTACTTGCTTGTCCATGAAAGGTTTTTACAATACTTGGGCCTAACAGCTCTGAAGCCTGACAAGAGTATAATATTACATGGCTGGACCAGcaaaacagacagacagaatgaaCAAAACGATGCAAGGAGCCAGTCCATTGACTTTTCATAGCTATAATTCAGTCCATAAAATATGATGAAGAACGAAGATATACTGGATGTGACGAAAACCAAGAACCACCCTACATAAAGGCAACATGGAGGCAGAATGACCCTGCTCTTCTCCTTGAGTTCGACAGGACCTGCTTGGGAAGAAGGCTCTGTAGAAGCAACAAACTGACTGTTATTTGTGTTTGCGTTactggcatttttattttgtccctGCATGTGTGTGACCATGCTCTGTCCTTTCTTTTGCTGGCGCCCTGTCGTAGTGAGCGCCTTGGCAGTCTTCGTAGGTCTAGGTCTTTTCCCAGTTGGAGGCTCCGAAGCCTCCTTGGTGGGTGCATGCACACTTTCCTCAACGTGCCACTTTTTCAGAAATTCCTCCCAGTGTGCGTGTTCTTGCTCCAAGGAATCATGCCGGGGAGATACCGTTTCTAGAGTCACACGAGGTTCCCTCTGGGAGTaggtgaagagaaaaatgatcaaTATTTGCAGAGGCAGCGTAACCAACACACTTTCCAGTCCTATCATCATTGACCTGACGTAGCTCCCCTCTCCTGAAGCCAAATTTTCTGGTCTGTCGAGATTAAAGAACATAATATTACACAGAAGTGAGGCCATCAGCATCGCCAAACAGCAGGACAGTCTCTGCAGCCGATTGAATGGGCTATCAATGATAGTGGAGAAAATAGAGAACCACAGGTGATCTCTCCCCATCCTGTAAGCTGATTCTATCAGGAAATAGTCCTTTCTGTTGATAGGCTGGTCTGGGTCGGTAACACGAAATGTTCTGTCCAAGGAGGTGTCAATACAAAGCCATTCCCGGCATAAAAACAGCCAGATGTGTCGGCTGAACAGATTTTCTACCTTGACTCTGCTTAGATACCAGCTGGGGGATTTGCCCTCATTGTTGTGCCACACACGAATGGAATGGATGTCCCCCAAGTCCCTTTTCGTGGTTAGGAGAAAAGTGTTGATGCCTCCGCGGTAGAGGGTTGTAAAATACGGATGGCTCAGACAATGCACATCGCTGGCACCATCCGTTCCCATAAGTTGCATGAAGACATCAGCCCTGGTCCCGGCCCCACATCGGCTTCCTGTAAAAACAGTCACGAGGTAACACACCTTGTCATAAGGATCGTTATCAAGTAGAATTATCACGTGTAGCCGAAGATACCGATCCGTTTCATCTCTCAGCAAAGCCCAGAAAGCTAGGATTATGTACATCAGCATAATGAAAAGTACAGTGAAGAGCGTCACATAGTTGCGGGTAACACTTGTGATGACCTCCAACCGTAGATCTACAGCATTGGGGATCACAATCACATTGGCCTTCAGAAAGTGGGTTTGCAGGTGCCTGCTGGCCTGTTTTATTAGATCCAGCTGCCGCCGGACCCTCCTCGTGCTTTGGCAGATGCAGTGCACTCTTAGCCACGTGGTCCTCTCTCCGAGAACACAGGTATCTTCTCTCCAATCGCTCTGGATCCCATACATGTCTAGGCAGTGAGTGCTGAAAAGAGCGATTCTCACTAGCTTATCATTGGCTGTCATGACAAAACGAGGTGCCTGCAGAGCTATGATCAAGGTGCACTCAGACGAGCCGCCTCGCTGAGCTATGACTTGCAGCAGGGACGCTGGAAGGCAAACCACACGGGCCTCCCTAACGGCACAGGCTGAGTCAAACAGGTCACTCTGGTTGGTCATGGGAGGGATGTCATGGGGCACAAGGAAGGTGGCGACCAGAGCAGTGGGGGTAATTTCACTGCCAGCATACACCAACACCGTGAACAACACGGTCACTTCGGTCACAATGTGGACCAGCAACTCCTTCACGACACTGCTGTCCACCTCAACCCTAAACTCCCCTGTCGTCCTTTTCAAGGGCTTATCATCTCCCTCGGTCTCACTCTCGGGTCCCACTGTGAGGTTAAAAGCTGCAAAGCTCAAGTTTTTTCTGGCGATGTACACTTCTGCTACATCAGGCATGATCTCGACCACGTCACCGTCAGGTGTGGTTCCTGTCATCCTGAATCCAACCACCTCTGCAGAACAGCTTTCCTGATCATTCATCCAAGGAAAGGGATCATCTGCAAACTCACAAAACATGGTGGAAATCGGGGCATTTTCATGTAAACTAGGAATACTGCTCACATTTAGCGTCGGATGAAAATAATTTCGACTGCTTTTCTCATTCCTGAAGATATCGGTAACATCCCATCTTTCAGTTTTCCTGACATACACGTTAAGGCTGGAGGCCGTCATTGTGGTGGTCTCGTTCCCTGGCACTTTACCCTCCAATACTGTGTCTGCTAATGATTCCAACAGATAGAAAGGCTCGTCAACCACTTCATAGCTAACGGTCAGTTTCAAGATATTAGACAAAGTTGTTAATATCCCAGTGCTCacagtttctatttcttcagaGTGAACATGTGCGTCATTCTGTCGAGTCTGCTGTAGGGCTCGATTTGCTAGCCAAATCCTCACTGTGGCCAGTTTCTGAGCCATTCGAGTGAATCCGGCAGTCGTCTGGGTTAATTTAGTGACACTCATGACTACCTGGCTAATTTCCACCAAAGTGCTATTGGGAAGAATGAAAGTCTGGTTGACAAGGTATTCCCGGAGTCTGGCTTTGTCAGGTTCCAAACTTAATTCAGGTTTCATGCTATTCAAAACAGAAGCtgctatatatattaaataaccaGCAGGTAGAAATTCCTGGCTGTCAAGCAAAGTAGATAGCGATGAATTTGGTCCCATGGTGAAATTGAATAAGCGATCGAGCACACCCTTTGCCGAGATTTTATCCGTAGGGGCATGTACGGTTGCGTACAAAGTCGCCTGAGAAAAAGCTCCTAGAGAGTCATACACCTGAACAGATATCTTCATGGCATAACGATTAGCCAACACACccacagggagaaaggaagggggcgATGTGGACTCATTCCCCAAATACAGGATGGCCCCCAAGGTGTTCTCTTTTACAGAACTGATCTGACCAAAACCATACAAATCAGAGACTACCATTTTGTATGTAAGAGGGAAGTTCTTATCCTTAAAATCAGAACACCGGATGACAAACCTGGTAACAAAGGCAACTCCTGTAGCTGGATTAATGCTGCACTCTCCGATTTGAGGGACATAGTTAATAATAAAGGGGTGCTTCAAGTCCACGTTATGGCCACTCCAACTTGCTAGATGCACAGAAGCCCAAAACTTAGCTTCAGGAAAATCCTTCAAAGCAAAAGCTTTTATAGACAAATGAGCCCCATTCCTCCCTGTTGTGGTGTGTTTCGCCCAATCAAAGTTTACCTCATCCCCCAGAGATGACAGAATCGACCATTTATACGCATCTTGCCTAGTTGAACAACTTGTACAattgagaaacaaagaaaatctggCTGAAATACCCAAAACGGCATCACAGTTTTCAATACACGAGATGTTTGCTTTGGGGACTGGTCCTTTGAGCACATGTACCTTTCTATCAACATAGGCTTTCCTATCACCCTTGCGGATCACCATTCTGAAGAAATACACACCTCCACCTTTCAGTGTTCTTGGCTGAAGTGTGAGGACAGGGCCAGAGGCCTCCTTCCAGTTCAGATTAGTCTGCTTTGGGGTGCAGACACTGTTGCTCATCACTGTGATTTTATGTCCCTGGTAGTTTTTCGGATCCGTGGTACAGTACCAAGAAAAGAGGAGTCCCTCCGAAGGGCTGTCCGAATCTGGATCAGACGACCCCGTTCCATCCAGAACCAGCTGATCTGTGAATTTGATTGTTATGTTGGGACCCCCAAGAATAACTGCTTCTAGGTCACTTCTAACGATGCTGACATACATGAAATCTGAGGCTGAGGCCTGAGGCCAATTTCGATTCGCATAGATGTCGACTACGAATCTCATCACATACACCCCCCAAGTTAAAGATTTTGGAGGGATATGCAGAAATGTTGGCGCCCTCCCTGATTTTGAGATTGGTATATCCAATGGTCTGTACCACCGGGGCAGATCATTTACCGAAGGCACGGAAAACACCTGCCAGTACGAAACAATTAAGGTGGAGTATGGACAGTTGTACTTGTAGGTAGCATTGAGGGTAGCCTCCATCTTCCTGGTCAGCACCAAGGGTTCACCATCTTTGTTCCTGTTGATCTTCACCATGGTGATCGCACAGGGCTCTTCTGGGGATACCTGGCAGGACACGGAAGACTGGATGGCTTGAGGCCCATCCGAGTTGACAGCTTCCAGGACAACAGGCGTGGGCCCATCCGTGGGACACTCCGTTTGGGCCACGAAGCCCGCAGAGGGGCGAGGCCCGGCGGCCGGCAGGTCGGAGGTGGAACGGCGGGGGCGCCGAGGGCCGGCGGGCCGCAGCGGCACGAGCCAGAAGGTCCACTCCGGGCGCCCGAGCGCGCGGGGCAGCGCCGCGCGCCACAGCAGGGACAGCCGGCCGCGGCGCGCAGACAGCCGCAGGTGCACGAGCGCGGGCGCGGCGGCCAGGTGCGCGCGCAGCAGGACGCGCAGCAGGACACAGAGCGGGCGCTCGGGGCCGCGGGGCAGGCAGAGGCGGCCGCCACCGGCCAGGATCACGCCGCCGCCAGGGGCCGCGCGGGGCCGCAGGCGGACGCGGGCGCTGCCGGCCGGCTCCCCGAGGCCAGGGGCGGCCCTCCAAGCGCGCAGCTCGGCCGCGTCTCCGAGGGCCGGTCCGCGGGTCCGGGAGGCTGGCGGTGGTCGGCGTGGGGAGGCTGGATCAGGGCGGCAGGGTCCGGACTCTGGTGTGGCGGTCGCCCGGGAGACGGGGATGGCAGCCAGGGCCCTGCCAGGAAAGGTGGCCCGCGGGAGGAAGCCTTGAcgcaggcccaggcccaggtccAGGCCCAGGTCCAGGCCCAAGAGTAGGAGGAGCATTAGAAGCAGGGTTCTGGGCCGCATGGCGCCGCCTGCCTGGGAGCCGCTAACACAAGGGTGGGGGTCTGGCTAACTGCCACAGGGGGCTCGTGGCCTGGGGTGGGTGCGGGTGGCGTGGGCCATGGTCAAGACCCTGGAGCCTGGAATGGGGTGGGCTTCCggtgtcccctccccctgcctgtcaCTGTAGGCCTCAGAGCAGGAGTGCTCATGGAATTAAAGGGGCCCAGGCTCCCAACAGCCTGCAGAGGGCCCCCAGGCTGCATCCCCTTACTGGGCAAAAAACCAGTGTTGTGACCTCGCTGAGAGCCCAGGGAGGTCTGAGTCTGGGTTTCTTGATTTGCTTTTCCTACTTGTTTAGGATGAAACCCCGAGTCCTTGTCTTTAGATCTTTTTCGTTTCTCTAGAAGCATTTAATGCTGGTAAATGTCCCACCAAACACTGCTTAACTGCCTCCTGCATACTTGCCTAGTTTTGTTATCATTCAGTTTACACTATTTCTACTTGCCCCTGTTTGGGTTTTGAACGATCAGTTCAAATGGGTTGTTTAATTTCCCGGTATTTGGAGCTTGTGCGAAATCCTACAGTTATGCTGGTTTCTAACTTAAGTCAGTCGTGGTCAGAGAACACATTCCATCTGCTTTTGAGCCTTTGCATGGACTGAGACTTGCTTGAGAGCCCATACAGTAGTGTGGTCTGTATGGTCCTCGTGCCCCTAAAAACAAGCTGTGTCTCCCGTCATGGGGTGGGTTGTCCTACAGAGGTCAACTAGATCAAGAGAGTTGGTACGCGAGTGTTTCATCTTCTATGTCTTCCCTGGGTTTTCTCTAGTTTTTCTACCACTCGCTGAGAGAGGCTGTTACTCTCTCCTGTGCTGACTGGGAAATTGTGTCTTTGACCCTTTCTTTCTGTCCATCTTTGCTTCATGTCTTTTCAGGCTCTATTAGGTGGATACACACTTGTGTTACGTCCACGTGAATTGGTCCTTGTCTCGTGATGAGATGTTTCTGTTTACCTCTAGTAATCATCTCTGTTTGGAAGTCTGTTTCACCTGATGTTCAATGCCAGATGATGTGTTGATTGTATc
Proteins encoded in this window:
- the PKDREJ gene encoding LOW QUALITY PROTEIN: polycystin family receptor for egg jelly (The sequence of the model RefSeq protein was modified relative to this genomic sequence to represent the inferred CDS: deleted 3 bases in 2 codons), producing the protein MRPRTLLLMLLLLLGLDLGLDLGLGLRQGFLPRATFPGRALAAIPVSRATATPESGPCRPDPASPRRPPPASRTRGPALGDAAELRAWRAAPGLGEPAGSARVRLRPRAAPGGGVILAGGGRLCLPRGPERPLCVLLRVLLRAHLAAAPALVHLRLSARRGRLSLLWRAALPRALGRPEWTFWLVPLRPAGPRRPRRSTSDLPAAGPRPSAGFVAQTECPTDGPTPVVLEAVNSDGPQAIQSSVSCQVSPEEPCAITMVKINRNKDGEPLVLTRKMEATLNATYKYNCPYSTLIVSYWQVFSVPSVNDLPRWYRPLDIPISKSGRAPTFLHIPPKSLTWGVYVMRFVVDIYANRNWPQASASDFMYVSIVRSDLEAVILGGPNITIKFTDQLVLDGTGSSDPDSDSPSEGLLFSWYCTTDPKNYQGHKITVMSNSVCTPKQTNLNWKEASGPVLTLQPRTLKGGGVYFFRMVIRKGDRKAYVDRKVHVLKGPVPKANISCIENCDAVLGISARFSLFLNCTSCSTRQDAYKWSILSSLGDEVNFDWAKHTTTGRNGAHLSIKAFALKDFPEAKFWASVHLASWSGHNVDLKHPFIINYVPQIGECSINPATGVAFVTRFVIRCSDFKDKNFPLTYKMVVSDLYGFGQISSVKENTLGAILYLGNESTSPPSFLPVGVLANRYAMKISVQVYDSLGAFSQATLYATVHAPTDKISAKGVLDRLFNFTMGPNSSLSTLLDSQEFLPAGYLIYIAASVLNSMKPELSLEPDKARLREYLVNQTFILPNSTLVEISQVVMSVTKLTQTTAGFTRMAQKLATVRIWLANRALQQTRQNDAHVHSEEIETVSTGILTTLSNILKLTVSYEVVDEPFYLLESLADTVLEGKVPGNETTTMTASSLNVYVRKTERWDVTDIFRNEKSSRNYFHPTLNVSSIPSLHENAPISTMFCEFADDPFPWMNDQESCSAEVVGFRMTGTTPDGDVVEIMPDVAEVYIARKNLSFAAFNLTVGPESETEGDDKPLKRTTGEFRVEVDSSVVKELLVHIVTEVTVLFTVLVYAGSEITPTALVATFLVPHDIPPMTNQSDLFDSACAVREARVVCLPASLLQVIAQRGGSSECTLIIALQAPRFVMTANDKLVRIALFSTHCLDMYGIQSDWREDTCVLGERTTWLRVHCICQSTRRVRRQLDLIKQASRHLQTHFLKANVIVIPNAVDLRLEVITSVTRNYVTLFTVLFIMLMYIILAFWALLRDETDRYLRLHVIILLDNDPYDKVCYLVTVFTGSRCGAGTRADVFMQLMGTDGASDVHCLSHPYFTTLYRGGINTFLLTTKRDLGDIHSIRVWHNNEGKSPSWYLSRVKVENLFSRHIWLFLCREWLCIDTSLDRTFRVTDPDQPINRKDYFLIESAYRMGRDHLWFSIFSTIIDSPFNRLQRLSCCLAMLMASLLCNIMFFNLDRPENLASGEGSYVRSMMIGLESVLVTLPLQILIIFLFTYSQREPRVTLETVSPRHDSLEQEHAHWEEFLKKWHVEESVHAPTKEASEPPTGKRPRPTKTAKALTTTGRQQKKGQSMVTHMQGQNKNASNANTNNSQFVASTEPSSQAGPVELKEKSRVILPPCCLYVGWFLVFVTSSISSFFIIFYGLNYSYEKSMDWLLASFCSFCLSVLLVQPCNIILLSGFRAVRPKYCKNLSWTSKYRYIEIELHGTMNREERKRRHQQIMELRRSRMYQPLTKDEILIFKRKRAIKKRAFLFLCYVLTHFIFLALLLRLVALLRHTDSFHYNQFVRDRFSVDLGSVTKLEDIYRWLNSVLVPLVHNDPNPAFLPDSSSKILGLPLLRQVRARPGDKLCLPANFAQTSMGREIHCHPSYGTDPEDTRSYSSLWNRVLKRPEDKNTNGFTHKPPEKIWGYVSHGLLHTYGSGGYAFYFFPEQQQFNSTVRLRELQSSEWLDEKTWAVILELTTFNPDVSLFCSISVVFEASQLGVVNTSLSVHSFSLADFNRETSAETYLYVAILIFFLAYVVDEGYIIMQERASYVRSVYNLLNFALKCIFTVLIVLFFRKHFLATGIIRFYLSHPEDFIPFHAVSQVDHAMRIILGFLLFLTILKTLRYSRIFYDVRLAQRAIQAALPGICHMALVVSVYFFVYMAFGYLVFGQHEWNYSNLIHATQTIFSYCVSAFQNTEFSNNRVLGVLFLSSFMLVMICILINLFQAVILSAYEEMKQPVYEEPSDEAEAMTYLCRKLRAMFRFLTFQPRDKDEPEFFVNMLYGQPEKNSRRYLGLKTRNIKGKKMVYLVV